From the Tripterygium wilfordii isolate XIE 37 chromosome 6, ASM1340144v1, whole genome shotgun sequence genome, one window contains:
- the LOC120000505 gene encoding serine/threonine-protein kinase tricornered-like, translated as MDGSDETARLGALNVKPDRNGFDSAPDVSVSSPVTRQKSAAAKQFIENHYKNYLQGLHERKERRRALERKVQEAQISSEEQEVMLRNLERRETEYMRFQRRKVGIDDFEQLTIIGKGAFGEVRLCRARGTGEIFAMKKLKKSEMLSRGQVEHVRSERNLLAEVDSRCIVKLFYSFQDSDFLYLIMEYLPGGDIMTLLMREDILSEDVARFYIAESILAIHSIHQHSYIHRDIKPDNLILDKNGHLKLSDFGLCKPLDDKYSTIFLDNEDITTLESTVEFEGQAGSDRAPWMMPKEQLQQWKRNRRALAYSTVGTLDYMAPEVLLKKGYGMECDWWSLGAIVYEMLIGYPPFCSDDPRITCRKIVNWRTCLKFPDELKISAEAKDLICHLLCDVETRLGTRGVDELKAHPWLRSIQWDKLYEMEAAYKPKVSGDLDTQNFEKFPDVEGPPSTAPTVGPWRKMLTSKDTNFIGYTFKKSDIFNSLESTGTDMRSNGPSKAPSLISLLGRIDLQEPVISEGEQKLDLALPLE; from the exons ATGGACGGCAGCGATGAGACGGCGCGATTGGGGGCTTTGAACGTGAAGCCGGATCGGAACGGCTTTGATTCGGCCCCCGACGTCTCCGTTTCATCGCCGGTCACGAGACAGAAATCTGCTGCCGCAAAACAGTTTATAGAGAATCATTACAAGAATTATTTGCAAGGATTGCACGAGCGTAAAGAGAG GCGGCGAGCACTTGAAAGGAAAGTGCAGGAAGCTCAGATATCTAGTGAGGAACAAGAAGTTATGCTGAGGAATTTAGAGCGCAGAGAAACTGAGTATATGAGGTTCCAAAGACGTAAAGTTGGAATTGATGACTTTGAACAGTTGACAATCATTGGTAAAGGAGCATTTGGTGAG GTTAGATTATGTCGTGCTAGGGGTACAGGAGAGATTTTTGCCatgaagaagttgaagaaatCAGAGATGCTTAGCCGTGGGCAG GTTGAGCATGTCCGTTCTGAGAGGAACTTACTAGCAGAAGTTGATAGTCGATGCATTGTTAAACTTTTCTACTCTTTTCAAGATTCTGATTTTCTATACCTTATCATGGAGTACTTACCTGGTGGGGACATTATGACATTATTGATGAGAGAAGACATTCTTTCTGAAGATGTTGCTCGTTTTTACATAGCAGAGAGCATTCTAGCAATCCATTCAATTCATCAGCACAGTTATATACACAG GGACATAAAACCAGATAACCTCATACTGGATAAGAATGGCCATTTAAAGCTCTCGGATTTTGGGTTGTGTAAGCCCCTGGATGACAAGTATTCAACAATTTTCCTGGACAATGAAGACATTACTACCCTGGAATCGACAGTTGAATTTGAAGGACAAGCTGGAAGTGATAGAGCCCCTTGGATGATGCCAAAAGAGCAGCTACAGCAATGGAAACGTAATCGCCGTGCATTG GCTTATTCCACTGTTGGGACTCTTGATTATATGGCACCTGAAGTATTGCTAAAAAAGGGGTATGGAATGGAGTGTGATTGGTGGTCTCTCGGGGCAATTGTGTATGAGATGCTCATTGGCTATCCTCCATTCTGTTCTGATGATCCAAGAATCACCTGCCGCAAG ATAGTCAATTGGAGAACCTGCTTGAAATTTCCAGATGAACTAAAAATATCAGCTGAAGCTAAGGATCTAATTTGCCACCTTCTCTGTGATGTTGAGACAAGGCTGGGCACCAGAGGAGTTGACGAATTAAAG GCACATCCATGGCTCAGAAGTATTCAATGGGACAAGCTGTATGAAATGGAAGCTGCATATAAGCCTAAAGTCAGTGGAGACTTAGACACACAGAATTTTGAGAAGTTTCCTGAT GTGGAAGGTCCACCATCCACAGCACCAACAGTGGGACCTTGGAGGAAG ATGTTGacatcaaaagataccaatttcATAGGATACACTTTTAAGAAATCAGACATCTTCAACTCACTGGAAAGTACAG GTACAGACATGAGATCAAATGGACCTTCAAAGGCGCCATCTTTAATTTCATTGCTAG GTCGGATTGACCTCCAAGAACCTGTGATATCAGAAGGTGAGCAGAAACTGGATTTAGCACTTCCACTGGAGTAG
- the LOC120000450 gene encoding bZIP transcription factor 46-like — translation MFNNIGDDLPGDSAGEGGGNRPLGNFQLTRQPSIYSLTFEEFQNTMGGCLGNDFGSMNMDELLKKIWTAEETQSMTMTSTSSAGQDGQQLQRQGSLTLPRTLSQKAVDEVWRDIAKDCGVGKDGNAAVGANYPQRQQTLGETTLEEFLVRAGVVREDIQMGGKVGSGVFFGDLSRTVNENSEYGIALQQMGRGTGLTGNRTSESNNNGSSSNNQVSMQSSNLPLNVHGVRLNQNQLSEAQVSHQQQPQKPQIFPKQPAVGGYMTQMHIESGLASPGIRGGIVGLGDQGMNGTGLQGGGMGRMMGLGVGVGVGALSSPSNQLSSDVVGKSNDDSSSVSPVPYVFNGGLRGRRRNGDVEKVIERRQKRMIKNRESAARSRARKQAYTMELEAEIAKLKEENQELQKKQASIMEMQKHQVMEMMNVQQVGKKRCLRRTQSGPW, via the exons ATGTTCAACAACATCGGTGACGATCTGCCCGGCGATTCAGCCGGTGAGGGAGGCGGGAACCGTCCTCTTGGAAATTTCCAGTTGACTCGGCAGCCGTCGATCTATTCTCTGACCTTCGAGGAATTCCAGAACACGATGGGCGGCTGCCTTGGCAATGACTTTGGGTCGATGAACATGGACGAGCTACTGAAGAAGATCTGGACAGCGGAGGAAACACAGTCGATGACCATGACGTCCACCTCCAGTGCAGGACAAGACGGTCAGCAACTCCAGCGCCAAGGCTCCCTCACTCTGCCGCGAACGCTGAGCCAGAAGGCCGTCGATGAGGTATGGAGAGATATAGCCAAGGATTGTGGTGTCGGAAAAGATGGAAATGCGGCTGTAGGAGCGAATTACCCGCAGAGGCAGCAGACTCTGGGAGAGACGACTTTGGAGGAGTTTCTGGTGAGAGCTGGGGTTGTCAGGGAAGATATTCAAATGGGCGGTAAGGTTGGTAGTGGTGTATTTTTTGGGGATTTGTCGCGCACAGTGAATGAGAATTCTGAATATGGAATCGCATTACAACAGATGGGTAGGGGTACAGGATTAACGGGCAATCGGACATCAGAGAGTAATAATAATGGTAGTAGTAGTAACAATCAGGTTTCCATGCAGTCTTCAAATTTGCCTTTGAATGTGCATGGAGTTAGATTAAATCAAAATCAGCTGTCTGAGGCTCAAGTGTCGCATCAGCAGCAGCCACAGAAACCTCAAATATTTCCCAAGCAGCCAGCAGTTGGTGGTTACATGACACAGATGCATATTGAGAGTGGTTTGGCTAGTCCTGGAATAAGGGGAGGGATTGTGGGGTTAGGGGATCAGGGGATGAACGGTACTGGACTCCAGGGTGGAGGTATGGGGAGGATGATGGGCTTAggggttggggttggggttggggctctttcttctccttcaaacCAGCTGTCTTCGGATGTGGTTGGGAAGAGTAATGATGATTCGTCTTCGGTTTCACCGGTTCCTTATGTGTTTAATGGAGGTTTAAGGGGGAGGAGAAGAAATGGGGATGTGGAGAAGGTAATTGAAAGGAGACAGAAGAGAATGATAAAGAACAGAGAGTCAGCTGCAAGGTCACGGGCTCGTAAGCAG GCTTACACCATGGAATTGGAAGCTGAAATTGCCAAGTTAAAAGAAGAGAACCAAGAATTACAGAAGAAACAG GCAAGCATCATGGAAATGCAGAAACATCAG GtcatggagatgatgaatgtgcAGCAGGTAGGTAAGAAACGGTGCTTGAGACGGACACAGAGTGGACCATGGTGA